A region of Ignavibacteriota bacterium DNA encodes the following proteins:
- a CDS encoding tail fiber domain-containing protein yields the protein MRRCFILILLTFMQINLYSQVPNTLSWQGILQDNNGANLDGQFNITTKLFDVSSGGTALWIETQNNVQISDGLANLTLGEITPLTISFNNQLWLEVQVGAGTPLPRIKLTSVPYALSALSSNEYDPTWNGSNDTTGNIYRNGNVGIGTATPSALLHTSGTGIGAGNVLFEGEFKDTDPGNPPVSGEGTRMMWYPDKAAFRAGYVDGAHWDNDSIGDFSVAMGNNSKALSSHALAIGYENISSGSASTAIGQNNTAMSFSSIAIGYENIASGFVSTAIGWNNKASGYSSTAIGSSLLSSGDYSTALGSSTIASGALSTALGASTKAIGPYSTAFGIGTTASGKRSTVFGSNTTAKSGFETVIGRWNTDYTPIDTSDWNISDRLFVIGNGTSSNARSNALTVLKNGRLGLGTDIPDALLHTNGIGIGGGNVLFTGEYKSTNQGNPPATGGGTRMMWYPDKAAFRVGMVEFNNWNKDSIGNYSIALGHNPKALGTASIALGFSSTASGIYSKAMGYMATASGGYSTAMGYFTNASGANSTVLGLNNTAKSFVETVVGSFNTDYSHGGTSAWVSTDRLFVIGNGTASNSRSNAMTVLKNGRVGLQTVTSPTYALELPNTTTIGIGRGRANDWVLYSDGRLKTNRTEITYGLYEIMKLEPLKYFHHNSITENGVINISNEGANDIGFIAQDLFKILPEIVSPPENEASDLWSVSYSKLTPVLVKAIQEQQSIIDNQNQRIEELERKLEILLNKIGN from the coding sequence ATGAGAAGATGTTTTATACTGATTTTGCTGACATTTATGCAAATAAACCTATATTCTCAAGTACCTAACACTCTTAGTTGGCAGGGTATTCTGCAAGATAATAATGGTGCTAATCTCGATGGTCAATTCAATATCACAACGAAATTATTCGATGTTTCATCGGGTGGTACGGCTCTATGGATAGAGACGCAGAATAACGTTCAAATTAGCGATGGTCTTGCTAATCTCACACTTGGCGAAATTACACCACTAACCATAAGTTTTAATAATCAATTATGGCTTGAAGTTCAAGTTGGTGCAGGAACGCCACTCCCAAGAATAAAACTTACATCAGTTCCTTATGCACTTTCAGCATTATCAAGCAATGAGTATGATCCTACATGGAACGGATCAAATGACACAACTGGAAATATTTACAGGAACGGCAATGTTGGAATAGGAACTGCAACACCCTCAGCACTTCTGCATACAAGCGGTACCGGCATAGGTGCTGGAAATGTTTTGTTTGAAGGTGAATTTAAGGATACAGACCCTGGCAACCCACCAGTTTCAGGTGAAGGAACACGTATGATGTGGTATCCCGATAAAGCGGCTTTTCGAGCAGGTTATGTAGATGGAGCTCATTGGGATAATGATAGCATTGGTGATTTTTCTGTGGCTATGGGCAATAACAGCAAAGCATTATCAAGCCATGCTTTAGCAATCGGATATGAAAATATTTCTTCTGGATCAGCATCTACAGCTATTGGTCAAAACAATACAGCCATGAGTTTCTCCTCTATAGCTATTGGTTATGAAAATATCGCTTCTGGATTTGTATCAACAGCGATTGGTTGGAATAATAAAGCTTCCGGTTATTCTTCAACTGCAATAGGAAGCAGTTTACTTTCCTCAGGCGACTATTCTACGGCACTTGGTAGTAGTACAATAGCTTCAGGTGCTTTATCCACAGCATTGGGTGCCTCAACCAAAGCCATCGGACCGTATTCTACTGCATTTGGTATTGGCACTACAGCTTCGGGTAAAAGATCCACAGTTTTTGGCTCGAATACAACGGCAAAATCCGGATTCGAAACTGTAATAGGAAGGTGGAATACAGATTATACACCTATTGATACAAGTGATTGGAACATTAGTGATCGCTTGTTTGTTATTGGAAATGGCACTTCTTCAAATGCTCGTAGTAATGCACTGACGGTTTTGAAAAATGGTAGATTAGGACTCGGTACTGATATTCCAGATGCACTTTTGCATACCAATGGCATAGGAATCGGCGGAGGAAATGTTTTATTTACAGGTGAATATAAATCCACAAACCAAGGCAACCCACCCGCTACAGGAGGAGGTACGCGTATGATGTGGTATCCTGATAAAGCAGCATTTAGAGTAGGCATGGTGGAATTTAATAATTGGAACAAAGATAGTATTGGTAATTATTCTATAGCATTGGGGCATAATCCCAAAGCATTAGGAACGGCATCAATCGCATTAGGTTTTTCGTCAACGGCATCTGGCATTTATTCTAAAGCGATGGGATATATGGCAACAGCTTCTGGAGGTTATTCCACAGCGATGGGATATTTTACAAATGCTTCAGGAGCAAATTCCACGGTTTTGGGTCTTAATAATACTGCAAAATCATTTGTTGAAACAGTAGTAGGTAGCTTCAATACTGATTATTCTCATGGAGGAACAAGCGCATGGGTTTCTACTGACAGATTATTTGTTATTGGTAATGGTACTGCTTCTAACTCTCGCAGCAATGCAATGACAGTTCTTAAAAATGGAAGGGTTGGATTGCAAACAGTGACATCACCAACTTATGCCCTTGAATTGCCAAATACTACAACTATTGGTATTGGAAGAGGGCGAGCAAATGATTGGGTTTTATACTCTGATGGAAGACTTAAAACAAATAGAACTGAAATTACTTATGGCTTGTATGAAATTATGAAGTTAGAACCGTTGAAATATTTTCACCATAATTCTATAACTGAAAATGGAGTAATAAATATTTCAAATGAAGGTGCTAATGATATTGGATTTATCGCACAGGATTTATTCAAGATTTTACCGGAAATTGTAAGCCCTCCTGAAAATGAAGCATCAGATTTATGGTCAGTTTCATACTCAAAATTAACTCCTGTGCTTGTAAAAGCAATTCAAGAGCAACAAAGTATAATTGATAATCAAAATCAAAGAATTGAGGAATTAGAGCGGAAATTGGAAATTCTTTTAAACAAAATCGGAAATTAA
- a CDS encoding T9SS type A sorting domain-containing protein, producing MKYIIHILVFFFVILQVQSQTYSIKKYVIGSSATTVENGDFKVSSTLGQYAIGKQENQNNISYSGFWFPASGTTFAIHKIFLAEGWNIISSFVEPENTSIPVVWDEVKNNIVIVKNSTGGTYLPAFSIDNIINWNKLEGYQVYASQSDTLAITGNQLKPEDNQITLTSGWKIISYLRNSPMNVKDALKSLTDDDALVIAKNNSGGTYLPMFDINTIGNMVPGQGYQIFLSKNSSLTYPANSLGKRVFPDDFIIKKPSILIPEHSRTGNSSVLLVLADYPDETEIGVYTDDEILVGSGVFANSKAAITIWGDNPQTSHIDGAKQYNLLKIKTLNSNSKIIMDLNLIEIFDGMSGETVSELTYKQDAFYIARSIYETYDNESLSLTASPNPFREDLEIKFNLQSKSDVSINIYSLEGSHVSALFSGSLNQGNHIFNLSGGNLASGEYTAVLNIGSERFVKKIMRLK from the coding sequence ATGAAATATATAATTCATATTTTAGTATTCTTTTTTGTGATATTGCAGGTTCAATCACAGACTTACAGTATTAAAAAATATGTCATAGGAAGTTCAGCAACGACTGTTGAAAATGGTGATTTCAAAGTCAGCAGTACATTAGGTCAGTATGCCATTGGTAAGCAGGAAAATCAAAACAATATATCCTATTCGGGATTTTGGTTTCCGGCTTCAGGTACAACTTTTGCGATTCATAAGATATTTCTTGCTGAGGGATGGAATATAATTTCTTCATTTGTAGAGCCGGAAAATACTTCTATTCCGGTTGTCTGGGATGAAGTAAAAAACAATATTGTTATTGTGAAAAATAGCACTGGTGGAACATATCTTCCTGCATTTAGCATAGACAATATTATAAACTGGAATAAACTTGAGGGGTATCAGGTTTATGCTTCTCAATCTGATACACTTGCTATAACAGGTAATCAGCTTAAACCTGAAGATAATCAAATCACTCTAACTTCAGGGTGGAAAATCATTTCTTACCTTAGAAACAGTCCTATGAATGTAAAAGATGCACTCAAAAGTCTAACTGATGATGATGCCCTTGTGATTGCAAAAAACAATTCCGGAGGTACATATTTACCAATGTTTGATATTAATACCATTGGAAATATGGTTCCGGGACAAGGCTATCAAATCTTTTTGAGTAAAAATTCATCACTTACTTATCCCGCAAATTCTTTAGGAAAACGTGTATTCCCAGATGATTTCATCATTAAAAAACCGTCAATTTTAATACCCGAACATTCAAGGACAGGTAATAGCTCAGTGCTTCTTGTTTTAGCTGATTATCCTGATGAAACAGAAATTGGAGTTTATACCGATGATGAAATATTAGTCGGCTCCGGAGTATTTGCTAATAGTAAAGCAGCAATTACAATTTGGGGTGATAATCCCCAAACGTCTCATATAGATGGAGCTAAGCAATATAATCTTTTAAAAATCAAAACCCTTAATTCAAATTCAAAAATTATAATGGATTTGAATTTAATTGAAATATTTGACGGAATGTCGGGAGAAACTGTATCTGAACTAACTTACAAACAAGATGCATTTTATATTGCCAGGTCAATTTATGAGACGTATGACAATGAAAGTTTAAGTCTTACAGCAAGTCCAAATCCTTTCAGGGAAGATTTGGAGATAAAATTCAATCTGCAATCAAAATCTGATGTATCTATAAATATTTATAGTCTTGAAGGTTCTCATGTTAGCGCATTATTCAGCGGCAGTCTGAATCAGGGTAATCATATTTTCAACCTTAGTGGAGGAAATCTTGCAAGTGGTGAATACACTGCAGTTCTGAATATTGGAAGTGAAAGATTTGTGAAGAAAATAATGAGATTAAAATAG
- a CDS encoding T9SS type A sorting domain-containing protein translates to MSYSIPVRAGEITVNWRTIIDSTQINDLKFMPGEEQFIVGTGFDVQVRSCEDGGKVTVYPFGAWRIEFTPDSNRIVSILPINGYKTLQLRNVNDMSLISEYVIPEDEEGYGVSFSEMKVDPVRPYIYTILKGDKDVIGTWVRYRKILIFDRETLQPVGELTTAEDEKLLLVNLAVSKDGKYLAVMNEGRVSKLMVWSLDSRQKIVDKYISDPSSKEWSDPADVKFSELNTDKIFFTGQFEQENNNGLYGLCIFSISEYRIIDSTFAFILGGKAIGASLFSFFENESKMIVSAPVYLYILDLVGKKQEYKKFYLDGELVFAGNAIYNSNNKYFIGSSRGTINKFSYFPNTSVPEKKIKETIYPNPTTSIVYIPITCINTSRYEIFGQNGNLLFKSNVNDAREILTINFETYPSGVYSVKVYCGKSVLSYQVVRGE, encoded by the coding sequence TTGTCTTACTCAATTCCGGTACGTGCCGGAGAGATTACGGTAAACTGGAGGACAATTATTGATTCTACACAAATAAACGACCTTAAGTTTATGCCGGGTGAAGAACAATTTATTGTAGGCACTGGTTTTGATGTTCAGGTTCGCTCTTGTGAAGATGGTGGTAAAGTTACCGTGTATCCTTTCGGAGCTTGGAGAATTGAGTTCACTCCTGATAGTAACAGAATTGTTTCAATTTTACCTATAAACGGCTATAAAACATTGCAATTACGCAATGTGAATGATATGAGTTTAATAAGCGAATATGTTATTCCTGAAGATGAAGAAGGTTACGGAGTTTCTTTTTCTGAAATGAAAGTTGACCCTGTCAGACCCTACATTTATACTATACTAAAAGGGGATAAGGATGTTATTGGAACTTGGGTTCGTTACAGGAAAATACTGATATTTGACAGGGAAACCTTGCAGCCAGTTGGAGAACTGACAACAGCAGAGGACGAAAAACTGTTGCTTGTAAATCTTGCGGTTTCCAAAGACGGCAAGTACTTGGCAGTAATGAATGAAGGAAGAGTATCTAAACTTATGGTTTGGTCGCTTGATTCTCGGCAGAAGATTGTTGACAAATATATTTCCGACCCATCAAGTAAAGAATGGAGCGATCCGGCAGATGTAAAATTCTCTGAACTGAATACTGATAAAATCTTCTTTACAGGACAATTTGAACAAGAAAATAACAATGGACTTTATGGTTTATGTATTTTCAGCATAAGTGAATATCGAATCATTGATTCTACTTTTGCTTTTATTTTAGGTGGAAAAGCGATTGGCGCAAGTTTATTTTCATTTTTTGAAAATGAATCAAAAATGATTGTATCAGCACCTGTCTATTTATATATTCTTGATTTAGTTGGTAAAAAGCAGGAATATAAAAAGTTTTATTTAGATGGTGAATTGGTTTTTGCAGGTAATGCAATTTACAATTCAAATAATAAATATTTTATTGGCAGTTCAAGAGGAACAATTAATAAATTCTCCTATTTCCCTAATACGAGTGTTCCCGAAAAAAAAATAAAAGAAACAATTTACCCGAATCCGACAACCAGCATTGTATACATTCCGATAACTTGCATCAATACAAGCAGATACGAGATTTTCGGGCAAAACGGTAATCTACTGTTTAAATCTAATGTAAATGATGCGAGAGAAATACTAACAATAAATTTCGAAACATACCCTTCTGGTGTATATTCTGTAAAAGTTTATTGTGGAAAAAGTGTTTTGAGTTATCAGGTAGTGAGAGGAGAGTGA
- a CDS encoding T9SS type A sorting domain-containing protein, with product MKHKMFLIVAVLVLLFVQSAFAQTEELPDTVWTKFTYPNAVNAVKFTPDGRYLVSGGSDSIPRLWDAETGQLIREFPKQKSEILDIEVSSTFIAVACPGIGGLNIYDLKDFSLIKTLDGGLVIALSSNANYLVTSRGESGAGLTVIDTQSWEIIHQFGFTKSSYDLCISPDNKYLARSENYADVSTENKEGSIEIYSFPDLKRLKILEKKEYLACMSLSFSPDGMYLAGAFDSSPNKIWNTSDWSVNKEFGNASYSKSITFSPESKYILVGTGGSLNWNLSIWDIDKGSETNSIKLDWLAKKYLDLDEGDTPLSISVDKNAKRIGIGGVAGVYMLNAKWNPTSVQENPVQIIEPLVFPNPTNSTANIRFDLLNSATINIQIYDINSRLIAHIFDGFLDAGNHNFEWNTAQAPSGSYFARITANGTVSTIQIIVNK from the coding sequence ATGAAACACAAAATGTTTTTAATCGTGGCGGTTTTGGTGCTGCTATTTGTTCAATCTGCTTTTGCTCAGACTGAGGAACTGCCCGACACTGTCTGGACTAAGTTCACTTATCCAAATGCTGTAAATGCAGTAAAATTCACTCCTGACGGCAGGTATCTGGTCTCGGGTGGCAGCGATAGTATCCCACGGCTTTGGGATGCAGAGACGGGGCAGCTAATTAGAGAGTTTCCCAAGCAAAAATCTGAAATTTTGGATATTGAGGTTTCATCCACATTTATAGCGGTTGCCTGCCCGGGTATTGGCGGCTTAAATATTTATGATTTAAAAGATTTCAGTTTGATCAAAACTCTGGATGGTGGGTTGGTTATAGCACTTTCATCAAATGCTAATTATTTAGTTACAAGCAGAGGAGAATCAGGAGCCGGACTTACTGTAATTGATACTCAAAGTTGGGAAATAATTCATCAATTCGGCTTTACAAAAAGCAGTTATGATTTATGTATTTCACCTGATAACAAGTATTTAGCAAGGTCGGAAAATTATGCAGATGTATCAACTGAAAATAAAGAGGGCAGTATAGAAATTTACAGCTTCCCTGATTTAAAACGATTGAAAATTCTTGAAAAGAAAGAATATCTTGCCTGCATGTCTTTATCTTTTTCCCCAGACGGAATGTACCTGGCCGGTGCTTTTGATTCATCTCCAAACAAAATCTGGAATACATCCGACTGGAGTGTAAATAAAGAATTTGGAAATGCTTCATATTCAAAATCAATTACTTTCTCGCCCGAAAGTAAGTATATTTTAGTTGGTACAGGTGGCTCTTTAAATTGGAATCTTAGTATTTGGGATATTGACAAGGGAAGTGAAACCAATTCAATTAAATTAGATTGGCTCGCAAAAAAATATTTAGATTTAGACGAAGGAGATACTCCGCTTTCAATCTCTGTTGATAAAAATGCTAAAAGAATTGGTATTGGAGGAGTTGCCGGAGTATATATGCTAAATGCCAAATGGAATCCGACTTCAGTACAGGAAAATCCGGTGCAAATAATTGAACCGCTTGTTTTTCCAAACCCGACAAACAGCACTGCAAATATCAGATTTGACCTGCTAAATTCAGCAACAATTAATATTCAGATTTATGATATTAATTCCCGTTTAATAGCTCATATATTTGATGGGTTTCTTGATGCCGGAAACCACAATTTTGAGTGGAACACAGCTCAAGCACCATCCGGCTCCTACTTTGCACGAATAACTGCAAACGGTACAGTTTCAACAATTCAAATAATCGTAAATAAGTGA
- a CDS encoding 3-oxoacyl-ACP synthase has protein sequence MKKPSKTDWNRVNRNDDTLIDYSDIPETDAAFWADAEIKSFTNKVDYTFKIDEDLAQWLLQLGSDSNEAVNNILRAYYLVNS, from the coding sequence ATGAAAAAGCCATCCAAAACTGATTGGAACAGAGTAAATAGGAATGATGATACATTAATTGATTACTCTGACATACCCGAAACAGACGCTGCTTTTTGGGCTGATGCAGAAATAAAGTCTTTTACAAATAAAGTTGATTATACATTTAAAATTGATGAAGACCTTGCTCAATGGCTTTTACAATTAGGTTCAGACTCAAATGAAGCTGTAAATAATATTCTCAGAGCATACTATTTGGTAAATTCTTAA
- a CDS encoding nucleotidyltransferase domain-containing protein → MDKVRDKTLDLIKDFLDLLAKNKINIQKAYLYGSFANRSNNLYSDIDLALVSDDFTGDLWEDKRTLREYKSLVSWDISPMPYRVSEFEFSQFAKDEIISKGIRII, encoded by the coding sequence ATGGATAAAGTCAGAGATAAAACATTAGATTTGATTAAAGATTTCCTTGATTTGCTTGCTAAGAATAAAATCAATATCCAAAAAGCGTATCTATATGGTTCATTCGCAAATAGAAGCAATAATCTTTATTCGGATATAGACTTAGCTCTTGTGTCGGATGATTTCACCGGAGATTTATGGGAGGATAAAAGAACCCTGCGTGAGTATAAATCTCTTGTATCGTGGGATATTTCTCCTATGCCTTACAGAGTATCCGAATTTGAATTCAGCCAGTTTGCAAAAGATGAGATTATCAGCAAAGGTATAAGGATTATTTAA
- a CDS encoding tail fiber domain-containing protein, with the protein MKRYFILILLTIMQISLYSQVPNTLSWQGIVQDNNGANLDGQFNITTRLFDVSSGGTALWTETQNNVQISDGLANLTLGEITPLTISFNNQLWLEIQVGAGTPLPRIKLTSVPYALHSASSVTYTEGAGINISGNTISAALGTSISTGELDDLAVANDKIANATITSAKLSSMGATNGNLLGYNGTAWGPVAKNTVSPWNIKNNGDIEFPNGRAFIGPSWGALPDNFNLAVIDTTPTYIVVGGTTYNSGVAGGIAFTEGWNSLGPCGFMLNVDGNAFGGTGLILTGGCPTQSDTIFEASRGGEIIFRDVVKIHHNIGGNFENTADADLHINMREFANTTTTSTNRRRGIAIRHRSSSTRQWNIATRDNNNLEFFYNGTLRGTFSSTNGVYTSSSDRKLKKDIVSMPSILSKVNSLDVYSYRFKWQTEDEKQRSIGFMAQDVRELFPELVYESTFDDGEESWLQMDYAGMSVIAIKAIQEQQSVIENYKTEMTQQKQRIEELESQLSEIKTLLLNLNK; encoded by the coding sequence ATGAAAAGATATTTTATACTGATTTTGCTGACAATTATGCAAATCAGCCTATATTCTCAAGTACCTAACACTCTTAGTTGGCAGGGTATTGTACAAGATAATAATGGTGCTAATCTCGATGGTCAATTCAATATCACCACGAGATTATTTGATGTTTCCTCTGGAGGAACTGCTTTATGGACAGAGACGCAGAATAACGTTCAAATTAGCGATGGTCTTGCTAATCTCACACTTGGCGAAATTACACCACTAACCATCAGTTTTAATAATCAGTTATGGCTTGAAATCCAAGTTGGTGCAGGAACGCCACTCCCAAGAATAAAACTTACATCAGTTCCTTATGCACTACATTCTGCTTCTAGCGTAACTTACACCGAAGGCGCAGGTATAAATATATCAGGAAATACAATATCTGCGGCATTAGGCACATCAATCAGTACAGGAGAGTTAGACGACTTAGCTGTAGCAAATGACAAGATAGCAAATGCAACAATTACAAGTGCTAAATTGAGTAGTATGGGTGCAACCAACGGAAATTTATTGGGATATAATGGCACAGCTTGGGGTCCTGTTGCTAAAAACACGGTCAGCCCTTGGAACATTAAGAATAACGGTGATATAGAATTTCCTAATGGGAGGGCATTTATTGGTCCAAGTTGGGGGGCATTACCTGACAACTTCAATCTTGCAGTAATAGACACAACGCCGACTTACATCGTAGTTGGGGGCACAACGTACAACTCCGGAGTAGCTGGGGGTATCGCGTTTACTGAAGGATGGAACTCATTAGGTCCTTGCGGGTTTATGTTAAACGTTGATGGTAACGCATTTGGTGGTACTGGATTAATTTTAACTGGCGGATGTCCGACTCAATCAGATACAATTTTCGAAGCATCACGTGGTGGCGAGATTATTTTTAGGGATGTAGTTAAAATTCATCATAACATTGGAGGAAATTTTGAAAATACTGCAGATGCCGATCTCCATATCAATATGAGAGAGTTTGCAAATACGACAACTACAAGTACAAACAGGCGTAGGGGTATAGCTATCCGACACCGCAGTTCTTCTACAAGACAGTGGAATATAGCAACTCGCGATAATAATAATCTAGAATTTTTCTATAACGGAACTCTGAGAGGCACATTTAGCTCAACCAATGGAGTTTATACTTCAAGTTCCGATAGGAAACTGAAGAAAGACATTGTAAGTATGCCCTCCATATTATCGAAAGTAAATTCACTTGATGTTTACTCTTATCGCTTCAAGTGGCAAACTGAGGATGAAAAGCAACGCAGCATTGGTTTTATGGCTCAAGATGTTCGGGAGTTATTTCCTGAATTAGTCTATGAATCAACTTTTGATGATGGTGAAGAAAGCTGGCTTCAAATGGATTATGCCGGTATGAGCGTTATTGCAATTAAAGCAATTCAAGAGCAGCAAAGCGTAATTGAAAACTATAAAACAGAAATGACACAACAGAAACAAAGAATAGAAGAACTTGAAAGTCAATTAAGCGAAATTAAAACTTTATTATTAAACTTAAATAAATAG
- a CDS encoding BrnT family toxin yields the protein MNFEWDEDKNIINIAKHGIDFNDAVLAFNSAVLTKKDNRIDYNEVRFIGIGKIFTKTIVVVWTLRNNRIRIISARIANKNERKIYNEKAIQN from the coding sequence ATGAATTTTGAATGGGATGAAGATAAGAATATTATCAATATTGCAAAGCATGGTATTGACTTTAACGATGCAGTATTAGCTTTTAACTCAGCTGTTTTGACAAAAAAGGATAATAGAATTGATTATAATGAAGTTCGATTTATAGGCATTGGAAAAATATTTACTAAAACAATTGTAGTTGTTTGGACTTTAAGAAACAATAGAATAAGAATTATTTCAGCTCGTATTGCAAATAAAAATGAAAGGAAAATTTATAATGAAAAAGCCATCCAAAACTGA
- a CDS encoding type II toxin-antitoxin system PemK/MazF family toxin, with translation MKNYSKNEIVLIKYPFTDLSNFKVRPAVVANNDFPSYDLIIIPLTSKITNLHPGEFLINDYTKSGLNVQTAVKRGFYTIDKRLVVQSIGFLGDSDSTKLTQSICYWLGL, from the coding sequence ATGAAGAATTACTCAAAAAATGAAATTGTATTAATTAAATATCCATTTACTGACTTAAGTAATTTTAAAGTCAGACCTGCAGTAGTGGCAAATAACGACTTTCCATCTTACGACTTGATTATAATACCTTTAACAAGTAAAATTACTAATCTGCATCCCGGTGAATTTTTAATAAATGATTATACAAAGTCCGGTCTGAATGTACAAACGGCAGTAAAACGCGGGTTTTATACAATTGATAAACGGCTTGTAGTGCAATCAATAGGGTTTCTTGGAGATTCAGACTCCACAAAACTAACTCAGTCCATCTGCTACTGGTTAGGTCTTTAA